In Peromyscus leucopus breed LL Stock chromosome 16_21, UCI_PerLeu_2.1, whole genome shotgun sequence, a single genomic region encodes these proteins:
- the LOC114690825 gene encoding uncharacterized protein LOC114690825, translating to MCPRVIIYNGQQQKAVTKLAHSNGQCKILIERHFLDFDFKCPVVKKESSFPEDEHYDRKFSLRAASECQIVHKEQMDTNNVPRYVSSSPIPKALWQSYLRASHGQRIANVWGRRRAGSCVTGMEERVEAGSLGVSPRRRHWDSVPSSLCSPSCREHVPGVAGGRGGGWRRSRLRRSTQAHSPPSSFPSSSSHPAPGGRYPGPWGRSAPPESGGPEGGLGLGRLRWVADSAGPSPELLYCLLLLPAPPPLHPPHPPPGTRQPRLGEQPAAPGPLSLCLRPRGAPGPAQQATRGRRRLRGLAVMEKRERSRPSVIAATVTNHHHHHHHHWPSPIPLPRLIPHLISPRTLPTLSDHFLCIG from the exons ATGTGTCCTAGGGTCATTATTTATAATGGGCAGCAACAAAAAGCAGTAACAAAGCTGGCGCACAGCAACGGGCAGTGTAAAATTTTAATTGAGAGGCATTTTCTGGATTTTGATTTTAAATGTCCTGttgttaaaaaggaaagcagCTTTCCAGAAGATGAGCATTATGACAGAA AGTTCTCCCTCAGAGCTGCCTCTGAGTGTCAGATTGTCCACAAAGAGCAAATGGATACTAATAATGTCCCTCGTTATGTCTCGTCTTCACCCATTCCTAAGGCTCTTTGGCAAAGTTATCTCCGAGCATCACACG GTCAAAGAATCGCTAACGTGTGGGGCagaagaagagcaggaagctgtGTTACTGGGATGGAGGAGCGGGTGGAAGCTGGGTCCCTGGGGGTGTCCCCTAGAAGGAGACACTGGGACTCTGTCCCatcttctctctgctccccaagCTGCCGTGAG CATGTTCCTGGGGTTGCTGGCGGACGCGGGGGTGGGTGGAGACGATCACGATTGAGGAGGAGCACACAGGCGCACTCAccgccttcctccttcccttcctcttcctcccaccccgCCCCCGGGGGGCGGTACCCTGGTCCCTGGGGGAGGTCTGCACCCCCGGAGAGTGGCGGCCCAGAAGGAGGGCTGGGGTTGGGGCGGCTGCGGTGGGTGGCGGACTCCGCGGGCCCCTCCCCCGAGCTCCTTTactgcctcctcctgctccccgcccctcctcctctccatcctccccatcctcctcctggTACCCGGCAGCCGCGGCTAGGGGAGCAGCCGGCGGCACCGGGGCCGCTCAGCCTTTGTCTCCGGCCGCGGGGAGCGCCGGGCCCAGCGCAGC AGGCCACGCGGGGACGGCGGAGGCTGCGAGGACTGGCAGTCATGGAAAAACGGGAGAGGAGCCGGCCCAGCGTCATCGCCGCCACTGTCAccaaccatcaccatcaccaccaccatcactggcCGTCGCCCATCCCACTACCCCGCCTCATCCCCCATCTCATCTCCCCGCGCACACTGCCAACTTTGTCAGACCATTTCCTTTGCATCGGGTAA